The Streptomyces spororaveus genome includes a region encoding these proteins:
- a CDS encoding cob(I)yrinic acid a,c-diamide adenosyltransferase, with product MVNLTRIYTRTGDQGTTALGDMSRTAKTDLRISAYADANEANAAIGTAIALGGLSPEVVKVLVRVQNDLFDVGADLCTPVVENPEYPPLRVEQFYVDKLEADCDLFLEQVEKLRSFILPGGAPGAALLHQACTVVRRAERSTWAALEVHGEVMNPLTATYLNRLSDLLFILARVANKEVGDVLWVPGGER from the coding sequence ATGGTGAACCTCACGCGCATCTACACCCGTACCGGCGACCAGGGCACGACCGCCCTCGGCGACATGAGCCGCACGGCCAAGACCGACCTGCGGATCTCCGCGTACGCCGATGCCAACGAGGCCAACGCGGCCATCGGGACGGCGATCGCGCTCGGCGGGCTGTCGCCGGAGGTCGTGAAGGTCCTGGTCCGCGTGCAGAACGACCTGTTCGACGTCGGCGCGGACCTGTGCACCCCGGTGGTCGAGAACCCGGAGTACCCGCCGCTGCGCGTGGAGCAGTTCTACGTGGACAAGCTGGAGGCCGACTGCGACCTCTTCCTGGAGCAGGTGGAGAAGCTGCGCAGCTTCATCCTCCCCGGCGGTGCTCCCGGCGCGGCCCTGCTGCACCAGGCCTGCACGGTGGTCCGGCGCGCCGAGCGCTCCACGTGGGCGGCGCTGGAGGTGCACGGCGAGGTGATGAACCCGCTGACCGCCACCTACCTGAACCGGCTCTCCGACCTCCTGTTCATCCTGGCCCGGGTGGCCAACAAGGAGGTCGGGGACGTGCTGTGGGTGCCGGGCGGCGAACGGTAG